One genomic window of Dunckerocampus dactyliophorus isolate RoL2022-P2 chromosome 7, RoL_Ddac_1.1, whole genome shotgun sequence includes the following:
- the cnih4 gene encoding protein cornichon homolog 4 isoform X2 has protein sequence MVGQCLSTLLMLISTHWFIFLLNLPVAAWDIYRYVKVPMGNMGVFDPTEIHNRGQLKSHMKEAMIKLGYHLLCFFIYLYSMILALIND, from the exons ATGGTCGGCCAGTGTCTCTCCACGCTGCTGATGTTAATTTCCACACACTGGTTCATCTTCCTCCTCAACCTCCCCGTAGCAGCCTGGGACATTTATAG GTATGTCAAGGTCCCCATGGGAAACATGGGCGTATTTGACCCCACGGAGATCCACAACCGGGGTCAGCTCAAGTCTCACATGAAGGAGGCCATGATTAAACTTGGCTACCATCTGCTTTGCTTCTTCATTTACTTGTACAG CATGATACTGGCTCTGATCAATGACTGA
- the cnih4 gene encoding protein cornichon homolog 4 isoform X1, which translates to MEAAVFILSLIDCCALIFLAVYFIITLSDLECDYINARACCSKLNKWVIPEMVGQCLSTLLMLISTHWFIFLLNLPVAAWDIYRYVKVPMGNMGVFDPTEIHNRGQLKSHMKEAMIKLGYHLLCFFIYLYSMILALIND; encoded by the exons ATGGAGGCGGCCGTGTTCATTCTGTCACTAATCGATTGCTGTGCTCTGATTTTCCTTGCGGTGTATTTT ATCATCACCCTGTCTGATTTAGAATGTGACTACATCAATGCAAGGGCCTGCTGCTCCAAACTCAACAAA TGGGTGATTCCAGAGATGGTCGGCCAGTGTCTCTCCACGCTGCTGATGTTAATTTCCACACACTGGTTCATCTTCCTCCTCAACCTCCCCGTAGCAGCCTGGGACATTTATAG GTATGTCAAGGTCCCCATGGGAAACATGGGCGTATTTGACCCCACGGAGATCCACAACCGGGGTCAGCTCAAGTCTCACATGAAGGAGGCCATGATTAAACTTGGCTACCATCTGCTTTGCTTCTTCATTTACTTGTACAG CATGATACTGGCTCTGATCAATGACTGA